Proteins co-encoded in one uncultured Flavobacterium sp. genomic window:
- a CDS encoding 1-deoxy-D-xylulose-5-phosphate synthase produces MKSNLLSNIFNPADLRTLSEAQLPQVAQELRQFIIDVVSVKEGHLGASLGVVELTIALHYVFNTPEDLLVWDVGHQAYGHKILTERREIFHTNRQIGGVSGFPKRSESVYDTFGVGHSSTSISAALGMAIASKLKGDFNKQHIAVIGDASIASGMAFEGLNHAGVTDANLLVILNDNAIGIDPSVGALKKYLTAVKNGKNPKQNNIIKSLNFDYSGPIDGHDIPTLIKELNRLKKIKGPKFLHIVTTKGKGLQQAEENQVKYHAPGKFDASTGEIILKSEENLPPKFQDVFGLTILDLARKNEKIIGITPAMPSGSSLKFMMDEIPERAFDVGIAEQHAVTLAAGMATQGMIVYCNIYSTFLQRAYDQVIHDVALQNLPVIFCLDRAGLVGEDGATHHGVFDIAYLRTIPNMIIHAPINEIALQNILYTAQLGLNHPIAIRYPRGRGVLPNWEVENFGQYEKIIIGQASLLKSGTKTAVLSTGTIGNNVRLAIDELSNPETIAHYDFSFIKPLDIKSLHDIFSSFERIITIEDGAINGGFGSAILEFAAVNNYKNSIEVLGIPDVFIEHGTVSQLQQLCKIDVKSLVNLFSNATK; encoded by the coding sequence ATGAAAAGCAATTTACTTTCGAACATATTCAATCCAGCCGATTTACGCACACTTTCTGAGGCGCAACTTCCGCAAGTTGCTCAGGAATTACGTCAATTTATTATCGATGTCGTTTCTGTAAAAGAAGGACATTTGGGTGCCAGTTTAGGCGTCGTTGAATTGACAATTGCTCTTCATTATGTTTTTAATACTCCTGAAGATTTATTGGTTTGGGATGTTGGTCACCAAGCGTACGGACATAAAATCTTGACCGAAAGAAGAGAAATTTTCCATACTAACAGACAAATTGGAGGCGTTTCGGGTTTCCCGAAAAGAAGCGAAAGTGTTTATGATACTTTTGGCGTAGGACATTCTTCTACTTCTATTTCGGCGGCATTAGGAATGGCAATTGCTTCAAAATTAAAAGGAGATTTCAACAAACAACACATTGCCGTAATTGGTGATGCTTCTATTGCCTCCGGAATGGCTTTTGAAGGTTTAAATCATGCGGGCGTAACAGATGCAAATTTACTGGTTATTTTAAACGACAACGCCATTGGGATTGATCCGAGTGTTGGCGCTTTAAAAAAGTACTTAACCGCAGTTAAAAACGGGAAAAATCCAAAACAGAATAATATCATTAAATCTTTGAATTTTGATTATTCGGGACCAATTGACGGTCATGATATTCCGACTTTAATCAAAGAATTAAATCGATTAAAAAAGATAAAAGGTCCTAAATTCCTTCATATTGTAACGACAAAAGGAAAAGGATTGCAACAAGCAGAAGAAAATCAGGTAAAATATCATGCGCCTGGAAAATTTGATGCTTCTACGGGAGAAATCATTCTAAAATCAGAAGAAAATTTACCTCCAAAATTTCAGGATGTTTTTGGTTTAACCATTTTAGATTTAGCCCGAAAAAACGAAAAAATCATAGGAATCACTCCTGCAATGCCATCCGGAAGTTCTCTAAAATTTATGATGGATGAAATTCCGGAGCGTGCTTTTGATGTTGGAATTGCTGAACAACACGCCGTAACACTTGCAGCCGGAATGGCGACGCAAGGCATGATTGTGTATTGCAATATATATTCGACTTTTTTACAGCGCGCTTACGATCAGGTTATTCATGATGTGGCACTGCAAAACTTACCTGTTATTTTTTGCTTAGATAGAGCTGGTTTAGTTGGCGAAGACGGCGCAACGCATCATGGTGTTTTTGATATTGCTTATTTGCGCACTATTCCGAATATGATAATTCATGCGCCAATTAACGAAATTGCGTTGCAAAACATTTTATATACGGCTCAATTGGGCTTAAATCATCCAATCGCAATTCGATATCCGCGTGGTCGGGGCGTTTTACCAAACTGGGAAGTAGAAAATTTCGGACAATATGAAAAAATTATTATAGGACAGGCTAGCCTATTAAAATCCGGAACAAAAACGGCTGTTTTATCAACCGGAACAATCGGAAATAATGTGAGATTGGCGATAGATGAACTGAGTAATCCTGAAACTATTGCGCATTATGATTTTTCATTCATTAAACCATTAGACATCAAATCATTACATGATATTTTTTCTTCTTTTGAAAGGATAATTACTATTGAAGACGGAGCAATAAATGGGGGTTTTGGAAGT